The following are from one region of the Lytechinus variegatus isolate NC3 chromosome 4, Lvar_3.0, whole genome shotgun sequence genome:
- the LOC121413839 gene encoding ribonuclease P protein subunit p21-like: MVKSCKGDTGHQRMNYLYQAAHCTLAQNPGNTQLARFYIETMKSVAAKLVLRLDPHIKRTICKKCSSLLIPGVTATVRVKGRRQKHMVVTCLDCKQVKRFNTDEKHVLWAHKTEAIQDKS; encoded by the coding sequence ATGGTGAAAAGTTGCAAAGGTGACACGGGTCACCAGCGAATGAACTACCTGTACCAAGCAGCCCACTGCACCCTGGCACAGAACCCAGGGAACACTCAGCTGGCCAGGTTCTACATCGAGACCATGAAGAGTGTAGCAGCAAAGCTTGTGCTGAGACTTGATCCTCATATCAAGCGTACTATATGCAAAAAGTGCAGTTCCCTTTTGATCCCTGGGGTCACTGCTACCGTCAGGGTCAAAGGTCGTAGGCAGAAGCACATGGTCGTGACATGCTTGGATTGTAAACAAGTCAAGAGGTTCAATACGGATGAAAAGCATGTCCTGTGGGCACATAAAACAGAAGCCATTCAAGACAAGAGCTGA